The sequence below is a genomic window from Salinispira pacifica.
GAAATCAGCGGAGTTCCCGAAATACTTCGCCAGGCGCAGAGCAGTATCTGCGGTGATCCTTCGATTACCATTGAAAACCTGACGCCTTCCCTTCACCAGATCCGTGAAATTCCGAACTGATCCAGTTTAGTATCTTTGCTGAGGAGGGGATTACCTTCAATTAATGATTGGGCGCTGAGCATCCGGTCGAAAGGATCTCGATGCTCACCGTTGAGCATGCCCGCTTTCAGGGCATGCTCGGCGCTGATATCGAGGTAGTCGAAGTGATCTTCGTTTATTCGCTTCTGCCATTGTGCGATTATTTGTTCTCCCTGTGGCAACTTTCCAATTCGTGTTTTGGTAGAAATCTCCCAGGCAGATGCAGCACTCACAATTATGGTGTTCATGGGGTTTTCGATCAGGGAGCGGACCGCATCACTCAGTTCGTTTTCAGCCGACCACCACCACAGGAGGCAATGAGTATCCAGAAGGTAACTACTCATCCCCAGACATCCAGTTCCGATTCAGGAAGTTCATCGAAAAAGCTGTCGGGGATTTCCATAGGGTAGCGTCCAGCAGTTCTCGCCGCCTGCGTATCCAGCGGCATGAGGCGCGCATACGGTTTTCCTGCTTTAGCGATGATCACAACTTCACCATTATGAGCCTTTTCAAGAATTGCCGAGAAATGAGTCTTCGCCTGGTGGACGTTTATCTTTTCCATATAGTTAAATTAGTCCACCACATGGACTAAGTCAAGCATCCGGACGCATGGGCAAGCAGGTCGCAGCGCGACCGACCAGCCCCCGGTTGCATGGGCGAGCAGGTCGCAGCGCGACCGACCAGCCCCCGGTTGCATGGGCGAGCAGGTCGCAGCGCGACCGACCAGCCCCCGGTTGCATGGGCGAGCAGGTCGCAGCGCGACCGACCAGCCCCCGGACGCATGGGCGAGCAGGTCGCAGCGCGACCGACCAGCCCCCGGACGCATGGGCGAGCAGGTCGCAGCGCGACCGACCAGCCCCCGGTTGCATGGGCGAGCAGGCACGGAGTGCCGACCAGCCCCCCGGACGCATGGTATCGGGATCGTTCCTCAGCGCTTTGCGCTTGCGGTACGACCCTTGGGCGAGCAGCAGTGAAGCAATCCATCCTGCCGAGAACTGTACACTGAGGGCATTAATACGATAGTGTCCGTGCATATTTAAAAACTTACCAGGAATATACCCATGCCAGGTGCACCTCCACAACATACGACTGTACTTGTTTCCTGCCATATTGATGGCGCAATTCATGCTGTGCCATTGGCAGCCGAAACCCTGAAAACCTATTACCTTCATGGCAGCACACCGGTTTCATCAGAGCTGGACATTCTCACGGCGGATTTTTCAACATCTGACTCGCCGGAAATGGCTGCAGCATCCATTCTTGCCCGCAAGCCCGGCAGTGTGGGGTTCTCCATGTACATCTGGAACCGCAGCTTTTGCCTGGAAACAGCCGAGATTATCAAAAACCGTGCACCGTCCGTCATTTTGTACACAGGAGGGGCGGAGGTGACGGCGGACCCGGAATCGTTGGATCGGGAATCTGTGATTGATTACATCCTGCCCGGAGAGGGGGAACTACCTTTTCGTATCCTCATGGACTACATCAAAAGCCTTCACTCACCGCATACAAAAAACCGGGAGGAAAAACCAGCCCGGCTTCTTTCCAGATCAAATATCCATGATATCAGGACACTGCCATCACCATATCTGGAGGGGAACGGGATGACCGAGAATGGCGGAGAGCCCCGACGGGTTTTGCTCTGGGAGTTGTCCCGGGGCTGTCCTTATAACTGTGCGTTCTGCGCCGAATCACGGGGAATTGCAGGTGTGCGATATATCAGCATGGAGCGGATTGAGGCGGAACTGAAACTGTTTGAGCGGCAGGGAGTTGAGCAGATTTTTGTTCTTGATCCCACGTTTAATACCGGGCATGACAGGGCCATTGAAATTCTCGGACTCATCGCAGTCCATGCTCCGTCTATTCATTTCACATTCGAGGTGCGGGCCGAGTTGCTTAATGTGGAGCAGGCCGAAGCGTTCTCCAAGATCCGCTGCTCCCTCCAAATCGGTCTCCAAAGCGCAGACTCCGACGTGCTTAGGTATGTGAACCGATCAATCCGGCCCGATATGTTTATGGAAAAAATCGGCCATTTAAATGAATACGGAGTGATCTTCGGTCTGGATCTGATCTACGGATTACCGGCGGATACTCTCCAGGGATTCCAAAGAAGCCTGGATTTTGCACTATCATGCCTTCCCAACCATCTGGATATTTTCCGGCTGTCAGTGTTTCCCGGAACAGAACTGCATGAAAAGGCTGATTCCCTCGGGCTCATCCGACAACCTTCCCCACCCTATGCGGTGCTTGGAACTGACGATTTCAGTGAGCAGGAGTTGAGCCGTGCAGAGGAGCTTGCCGCCGCCGCAAACCGTTTCTACAATCAGGGTGCTGCGGTTGCATGGTTCATGCCGGTCTGCGATGCGCTGGAAATGCGCCCCTCGGAATTTCTGGGTTTTGCAGCAGATATCCATGAAGAGAACGGGGCTGCAATTCAGACCGGTGACGGGTTCCATCCTGACCCACTGATGCATTGGCAGCTTGAAGTGCTGCGCCTGGCTTTCAGAAAACACAAGAAGAAGCGTTACGGCAAGGTTGCCGCCGATCTATGCCGTTACCACCACTACTATGCCAGGGCTCTGAAAGAAGCGGATCTGGCTGAAGATGCCGGAAATCCGGAGGCACAGATCAGCCGGGGCGCAGTTCTCAGACGCAGTTCCCAGCTGTATCTTGCCGACTTCAACTATGACGTGAATTTGTACACAGAACCGGGCATGTTTTCGCTGGAAGATTTTGTGCGGGAATACGATCCCGAACCTTCTTTTGCCATGATATTTGCCGCAACCGGGGAGATAGTAACCCTCGCACTTGAGGAACCGTACTATGTGCTTCTTACAAAGATAAACGGATCTGATACACTGAAAACCCTGCTTGAGCAAACCGGATTGTCATTCGATGACGTAGAGGATCTGCTGGTTTTTCTTCACAGCAACGGCCTCATGCATGTTTGCTGATCCCCCTCTTCATCCGGGCTGGCTGCACAGCTCCGGAAGATATTTCACTGGGAACATTCGTCACAGAGTCCGTAACATTCCAGCAGATGACCGCTGAACTTCCTCCCGTAGCGTTTCTCAAGGAGAGGAAGAACTTCGTGGAGCTCACATTCTTCCACCTCCTGGACCCGGTGACATTTGGGACAGATGATGTGGGCATGATGACCGTCGGCGGGCATCAGAACATAGCTTGGAGTCTGGGATTCCACATATGTTGGACGGATTATGGACATTTTAGTGAAAAAATCCAGCGTACGGAACACCGAGGTTCTGGAGGCGTTTGCCCCTGTGGTTTCGATCCTTTCAAGAATCTCCCTGCTCGTCAAATGATGCTTAGACTGGCAGATAATGCGCAGAATTTGATCCCTTGCAGGAGTAATTCTCTCACCCCGGTCCAGGATCCGACGAAGACATTGTTGATATGTGTTTTCCCATTCCATAATTACGAGTGTAACAGTCCGGTGCAGACATTGTCATCATACAAGCTGCACCGGATAATAGTTCAATTTTCGACTGATACAAGAGCCTGCATCAACTGTTGATTCAGATGGGTAAAATCGACATCCTGACCGATAAAAACCAATTCCTGGCGCTTGTCGCCCCATGGCTCCTCAAAAGCTTCAAGAATTTGGCTGCGAAGTTCTTCATCCCTGGGCCACTGGGTCCGATCCACTGCCGACCACCAGAATCCTGCTGCTTCAAAAAATCCTTTTTTTCCGGAAATACTCAGGAAGTATGCCGACTCGGGCTCGTCTTCAAACCAGAAATAGCCCTTCGCTCGGATTAACCCCTCGATGCCAGCGGATACAACCTTTTGAAATTTTTTGCGGTCGAATGGACGACGCTGTTTAAACGCCCAACTGGAGATTCCATATTCTTCAGTCTCCGGCACATGGTCGTTCGCCAGCTCTTCCTCCCATGCGTCGAGGGACTCTCCCCACTCCCTGGTGTACAGTCCGGTATTCATAATCAGGTAGGGGTCGATATTTCCGTTGAGCATTGGAATGATTTTCGCCGTGGGATTCATCTTGCCCAGCAGGGCGGTGAGTCTTGCCAGTTCTTCAGGTTCAACCAGGTCGGTTTTACTGACAAGAATGACGTTGGCGAACTCAATCTGATCGGTGAGCAGCATGGACAGACTTCGCTCATCTTCCTCATTTACCGCCATGTTCTTTTCCGCCAGGCTTGTTGTAGATATCAGCATCCCCCGGCAGGTGGAAGCATCCACTACGGTCACCATGGTATCCAGCCTGGTGAAATCTTCCAGCGCTGAACCTTCATATTCCCCGAGTTCGAAGGTCTGAGCAACCGGAACAGGTTCGCTGATCCCCGAGCTCTCGATGAGCAGATAATCAAACCGACCGTCCCGGGCCAGATCATACACCTCTCTGAGTAAATCGTCACGCAGGGTACAGCATATGCATCCGTTGGACATCTCCACCAACTGCTCATCGGTTCGGCTGAGCCGGGCTCCGCCATCCCGTACCAGGGCGGCATCGATATTCACGTCGGACATGTCGTTGACAATCACCGCTACCTTTAATCCTTCGCGATTGGTGAGGATATGATTGAGCAGGGTAGTTTTTCCCGCCCCCAGGAAACCGGATAATACCGTTACAGGCAATTTTTCAGTATGTTTCATAATGCCGCATATTAGTGGTACTTTGTTCCACTGTCAATACTTTGTTGCTTTTTAGGGCTTTAGTAACATAAATGGCGACTTAGGACCTTCTGAAAATCCAAACCCAATGCAGATACATGAATTGCGGCTTGATTTTTCTCACAGGTATGTGGTTTTTACAGGAAGGAGCTAAAAACCCTTGCACCGGCCTCCGTGGTGGGAGCGAAAATGTGCCTGGATGAAGCCATGGATCGACGGATTACAGGCAGGATTGTGAGTATCTCCCAGTCTTGTCTTCATCCCATGTTGGGTAAAAGCTGCCATGCTTATCGCATTTTGGCATGAAGATTTCGGCGGCGAATGTAAAAGACGATTTTATCTTTTCTGCGGTTCAATCTTTCAACATATCGGGAAAAATTCGAGCCGACACTTCATTAATGATCTACTATATTCATATGGATATAAGAGATATTCGGAAAACGAGCATCCCGCTCTGCATGACTGCGTTCATCATGACCTGCTGTACTGCTCTTCTCTTCGGCTGCGCATCCAATGGTCCGGCCCACGATACAGACAGTCTGATATCGGGCTTGGATATCCCCGGCAGTTTCATAAAAAGCGGCTATTCCAGTGAAGCCGATCTGAATTTCCTGGCAACATTTCCGCCGGAAAGCGGCAGGACTCCGGGCCTTGTTGTATTTCTCCACAGCATGGAAGAGCGGGGCAATAGCTTGCACAGGGTATATGACAACCCGGCAGGTGAAGGCCCGGGTCTGGCAAAAATCGCCCTGGAGGATCAGGACTTCCCGTTCATCACACTTTCCCCCCTTTGCCCCCGGGGAACCTACTGGACCTTTCTTCACCGCAGGCTGGGCACATTGATTCGGGAATTTATTGAAGAAGAATCTATCGATGGGGATCGGGTCTACCTTACCGGCGTCAGCATGGGTGGAATGGGCACCTGGTCCATGGCCATGGCCCAACCTGATCTGTTTGCCGGGATTGTACCGATTTCCGCCGCCGTGTACTCCCCTCCGATTCGCCCCCGCTACCGCCGCATTGCGGAAATTCCGGCCCTGGTGGTGCACGACCTGAAAGATCCTTCCATACCCTATGATAAGGCCCGGAAAACTGTCCAGCGATTTCAAAAAGCGGGGGGTACTGCAGAGTTTGTTCGCTATGATTCCGGCGAGCATTATATCCACACCAATGTTTACCGCAGCGATATGTTTATTGCCTGGCTGATGGGGGTGGGGACTGAGTAGACGGCGGCCGTGTACATGCGTGCGGACCTTCCTCCCCGCAGGCTTTTTCCCTGCACTTCACTTTTGTACGCTCAGGTCTTACCTTTAGATTTCAGCTAATAATATGCATAGGAGTATCTCATGAACATTGAACTGAACAGCGGACATTCTATTCCTGCCCTTGGACTGGGCACCTTCCGGGCCAAGGATCAGGAAGTGTACAAAGCCGTCCTGCACGCCATTGAAGCAGGGTATCGCCATATCGATACCGCTGTTGCCTACGGAAATGAGGAAGAGGTTGGCAAGGCCATTGCCGAGAGCCCGGTTCCCCGGGAGGAATTGTTCGTTACCACCAAAGTCTGGAACACCGCACACAGCAAGAAAGATGCAGCTGAAATGATCAATGAGTCCCTGAAGAAGCTGGGGCTGGAGTATATTGATTTGGTTCTGGTGCACTGGCCCTGGACCTATGAGCGAAATGCGGCGGTGTATGAGGCCATGGAAGACGCCGTGGATGCCGGCACGGTCCGATCCATCGGTATTTCCAACTTCAATATCCACCACATTGAGAGCCTGCTGAAGACCGCCCGGATCACCCCTGCGGTGAACCAGATGGAATGCCATGTGCATCTGCAGAACACCCGCCTGCAGGAGTACCTGGACGACAAAGGCATCCGGCTGGAGGCATATGCGCCGTTCAAAAGCCATGATATCGGAGATATTCTGGATGATGAGACGCTGAAAAAGATCGGAGATGCCCACGGAAAGACCGTACCCCAGGTGTCGCTTCGCTGGATGCTGCAGCGGGGGATTATTGTGATCCCCAAGTCGGTGCATGCGCAGCGCATCGATGAGAACTTTGACGTTTTCGATTTTGAACTCTCGGATGAGCAGATGCATGAAATTCGTAAGCTCAAGCGCGCCGATCGCGCATTCCCCGAACCTGACAACGTGGACTTCGGTTTCGTGAACCTCTAACCCATTTCAGCCCGGGATGTCCGCCTGCGATCCAGCATGGAATTGGGCCGGGGCACCCCCGGGTTTCACCGGCTGTGCCGGCCGGGGTGAGTCAGCGATCCGCTGCCGACAACCCGGGATAATCCATTGCCACACCCGCCAGAATTTCAGCCACCGCAGCCACAACTTCCGGCCGGACATTTTTCTGCTGTCAACAAAATTTTCCCGTATGCCCGGAAGCTGCCCAGGGAATCAGCCTGTAAAATCCGGAGAGAAGCCCCGGCGCAGCATATTTTCGCTCACCGCCACAGGATGCACGAAGTTCAGAAGGTACTGGGAACCTCCGGCCTTTGTGCCCTGCCCCGAAAGCTTGAAGCCGCCGAAGGGCTGGCGGCCCACAAGTGCTCCGGTGATGGATCGGTTTATATAGATATTTCCCGCTTCAAGATGTTCCCGTACAAGATCTATATGCCCCCGGTTTCGGCTGACGATTCCTCCGGTGAGACCGAAATCAACCGCATTGGCCATTTCAATTCCCTGCCGGATGGATTCGGTTTTCATGACCGCCAGAACCGGTCCGAACACTTCCTCCTGTGCCAGCCGATGTTCAGGACGGATATCGGCAAATATGGCCAGATTGTCCTTCACCAGCATTTCCCGGCCTTCCTCCCTTCCTATTGCGATATAATCGGCGATCTTCCGTTCAGCCTCGGGGCTCACCGCCGGCCCGAGAAAGGTTCCCGGATCTACGGCATCTCCCATGATCAAGGAATCTGCCGCGGCAGTGAGACGGTTCAGGAATTCATTGTACAGCGATTCATGCACGATGGCCCGGGAAGCGGCGGAACATTTCTGTCCCTGAAAGCCGAATGCCGAGTAGAGGACGGCCTCAACGGCCACATCAAGATCCGCATCGCTGTCAATAATAATTCCGTTTTTCCCGCCCATCTCGGTGACCGATGAGCGAACATAGGCACTTCCCTGCTGCTGCCGGGAGAGGGTCTCGATAATTCCCAGACCCACTTCCTTTGAACCGGTGAATGCAATGCAGTTGATCCGGGGATGGGAAACCAGGGCCGCCCCCACCACCTCCCCCTCGCCGGGGAAGAAATGGAGTATTTCAGCGGGAACCCCTGCTTCCATGAAAATCTCATACATCAACCTGCCGGTGACTGCGCTTTCCTCTGCGGGTTTGTACAGCACACCGTTTCCCGTTACCAGGGCGGCACTGGTCATGCCGGTGCTGATGGCCAGGGGAAAATTCCATGGAGCGATTACCCCCGCAATTCCCCGGGGCCGGTAGCTCAAAGAGTTCCGTTCACCGGCAATATTCGACAGGGAACGGGGGGAAAAGAGCTTTTCCGATTCAGCGGCATAATAATTAAGAAAATCGATGGCTTCACAGACATCATTATATGCCTGGTCCCACTGCTTCCCCACTTCCAGCACCTGTACGGCGGCGAGTTCATATATCCTCCGGGACATGATGCCGGCGCTGCGGCGCAGAATCTCCGCCCTGCGGGGAGCATTGGAGGCAGCCTTCCATGCAGCTGCGGCGTTTTGTATTGCATTCACGGCCTCATTCAGACGTGTGCTGATTTCGTTTGTGCTGATATTGCTGATGCGCTTTTTCACGCCGGTGATTACCGTTGGGGCGGTATCCAGGGCATGAGAAAACGATCTGCGTACCGCCTCCAGACTGAAATCCCCGGGGGGATGATTGGAAAAATGCTCCCCGTCCGCCCGGGACGGAGCAGGGGAAGAGGTTACGGTGGGTGAAGCAAAAATATCTTCCCGAGATGCGGCCTGAATGAACTGCAGGCGAACCATTCCGTCCCGGGCGGTATTTTCAACCAGGCGGCGTACCAGATACGCCATTCCCGGGACCATGGGGCCGTAGGGGGCATAGAGCCGTACGGTCTGACCCAGGGCTGTCAGAGCCTCTGCCATTCCCGACGCCATGCCGTTGAGCATCTGAATCTCATACTCATGGGAGGAAAGACCGGCTTCTTCCGCCAGGCGGCGGGTTTCCGCCGCGGTACGCATATTGTGGGTGGCCGCAGCCACCCGGATCAGGTCGGAGTTCTCAAAGAGGAGGGCAAGGTTTTCCTCATATGCGGCGTCAGTCATATATTTTTCTTCAAACACCGGTGACGGCCAGCCGTTCTCCTGGGCGAAAATCCGTTCATACTCATAATAGGCACCCTTCACCAGCCGGACGGTGAACCGGTAATTTCCCCGCCGGGCGAAGGCCGTAAGATCCCTGAGATCTGCGCCGGTTTCCTTCAAATAGGATTGGACGGCGATCCCCAGCTGATGGTATGAGCTTTCCGATACCAAGCGCTTGAAGGCGGAAAGAGTGATATTTTTGTACACCCTCTGTTCCATATCAACATGAAGAAACCCATCCGCATCCTTCACCGCCGTGAGGATCCGCTTAAGCCGGGAGACTAGCACATCCACGCTCCGCTCATAGTTCAACGGTCCGATTTGCGAGTAGAGACTTGTGGGTTTTACGGTTATGTGCACCGGCAGCCCAGCGCCGCTGAGAACTTCCACGGCTTCCAGCTGTTTGGCCAGGTAGATCTCCGCCTCTTCCTCACTGAGGGTGGCTTCTCCCAAGGTATCCAGGGTGTAGAGGAAGCCCCGTTCGGCCATGGAAGAAACCGCGGCAAGGGCCTGAGTCAGGTCCCGTCCGCAAACAAATGAGGCGAACAAATCCTCCAGCAATTCCGACAGACCGGAGCCGTCAAGCTCCATAAACCAGGGCGGAGCATATGTAGCGGCAAAATAGTCGTCCCGGTACTCCTCAACCTGGCGCTCCCCGTTGAGCACAGGATACACGTCTATAAGATACAGCAGCGCCGCCATAAACTGATGATCTGCGGCGGCATGAAGCAGCACTCTTCCGCCGGGAGTCCCCGAGTCAAACAGGGGATCCTTCCGAGACATGGTCTGTGTATACAACTGCTCCCTGAAATTCACCGGTTTCGCCACAAATCCTCCAATGCACGGTCCATCCAACACGCTCAGCGCCAACCGTACCGGAGTTCAGTCCGGAATGAAAAAACCGGCCGGTCATGCGCTTCTGACACTCATAAAATCATATCGTTGCTTGGGGAATTTTGCGAGTTTTTTCTTGAGTCCTTTACTAATATTCACACATTCCGCCGGGAACACAGCTATTTCCACCCTGTTCCCCGGGAGAATTCACTCTTCAGAAGCGGTCTGTGATAAAAATCGGGTTCCGTCCGGAGAAAAATTGTTCCATTCCGGGGAGGTCGGATTCATCGGTCAGTCCGGTGAGCACCGCCTGTTCCAGAGAGATTCCCCCGAACAGCAGGGAGCTGAAGACGGAGAGATCTATTTCAGGCAGACCTTCCGGAGGGCTGGCGGAGGGAGTGAACTCCGGCTTTCCGCCGCTGATGCGGTAGATTCCGCTGTTTTCTTCTATGGCAGGATCTGTGAGGTAAAAGCCCGCATCGGGAAGCGTCCGGTTCTCTCCTTCCTTAGAGGCGGCGAACTGCGCCACGGCGGCGGAGAAAACCTTGGGGATATTCACCGGGCGGGCCATCCATTCGTTCACGCAGGAAATCTCGGGCCGGGGTTCACTGAGAAAATGCCGTACCTGAAACGACCCGGGCAGGTTCAACTCGATTTTGCTGATTTGGGACCGGTGCCGGGCCAGAAACTCAAAGATTGCCGCCAATCCCTGTGCATGCCGCCAGACCGCCTTGTGCACGTACAGGCCCGGGTTTTGATAGTCATCGTCCTGGCTGAAGCGCAGCCATGCGGCGGGTTCGCCCGAGGTATCACGTATCACATAGTAATAATGATTAAAACGCCGGGCGCTTTCCCGTTCCTCCTGGAAACTCCGGTAGGGCCAGTAAATGGAAGCATCAAACTGCTGAATCCACAGATTATGAAGCTCGCATATTTTATTGAACTCGGTTTCCTTCCATTCCATGGGCGCGAAGCTGAATCCGGTCCGGATTCTTCTTATATCTTCCGGGGCAAAGCGGTACTGTTTATAGTCCCCCAGGCTTCCGTAGCCGAATTTTCCGTAAAAGCGGTAGGAAAAAGGATACAAATAGGATATTCCCACCCCCTCCCGGTAATCCCGTCTGAGAACCTCATTCAGAATTTCCCGGATACGCCCCGAGTTCCTGTCGGCGGGGTCGGAAGCCACTGCAGAAATTCCGCCGGAACTCCAGTCCTCTCCGAAATACCGGGTGGTAAAGCGGATATCCGCCATCCCGCTTCGGGCATTTCCCTCATCATCAAAAAAGGCAAGACCGTAAGATCCGTTTCCCGGAAGGGGAAAAATATGGTCAGTCCATCCGATGCTGTCGGTAAAACAATACCTGCACAGCCTCTGGTATGCCGAAATCTGCTTTTCGGAGTTGATATTTGACATGGTACTCATACGATCCCCTTCTTCTAGTATTCTGGTATTCTGGTATTCTGTTGTTCTGGTATTCTTTTGTTCTGATACTTCATACAGACGGTAAGCATCCCCGTTTCGAATCAATAGGTTGATGCAACTTATCAACCATCAAGTTGTCCCAGTATACATTCAAATTCTCCTTCTGAGAACCGGAATTTTCCGGTGTGAGGCAAAACCGCCCCGGTGCATGGCCGCCGGCTCATTCTATCATCAGAGCCAGCCCAGTCGGCTCATCAATTTACAATTTCGCCGGAACCATCCATTGACTTATGTGCATATGCACGCTAAAATACAGATACATTAGGCGTGCATATGCACGCTTCACTGGACCCGGGGAATCTTTAAGACTCACCGGGGCATACGCTGATTGTCCAGTTCAGGAGGATTGTATGAACGGAAACAGAAGAGGTCCGGAAAACGCAGGACCGGGAACCGGCAGAGGACTTGGGCTGTGCTCAGGCTACGAACAGCCCGGTTGTATGAATGAGGAAAAGGAACGGCTAGGTTTGGGACGAAGGGCCGGATACGGCCGGAGCAGAGGAGGACCCTCGGGGATGGGCCGGAAGTTCGAAAACCGGAGAGGCCGGCGCTTTGATCGGCGCGGCTCCCGCTTCCATGACTGGAGGCGTACATGATTCTTGGATTCTGCCTCAGCTCGGAAAATCCGGACGCCCCGCTGGATACTCGATTCGGCAGAGCGGCGTATTTTACTTTTATTGATTCGGATACCTCCCGGACGCTCTCAATCATGGAGAACCCGGGCAAGCATGCCGCCGGATCCGCGGGTATGGCTGCGGTGCAGATCTTCGCCGATCATCGGGCCGATGTGATTATCGGGCCACGGCTTGGTCCCAAGGCGGAAGATGCGGCACGGGCGCTGGGATTAACCGTATACAGTCAGGGGGATTCCCGGAATGTGAGCGATGCACTCCAGCGCTTTCACAGCGGCAGCCTGGTATCAAGCTGATGACGGTGGCGGTATTAAGCGGCAAAGGAGGGGCGGGGAAAACAACTTTTTCGGTTAACTGGGCACGGCTTCTGGGCGATGCATGGCTGCTGGACTGCGATGTGGAAGAGCCCAACTGTCATCTCTTCCTGCAGCCGGAGAACCAGTTCACCCGAACTGTGACGCGAAGCGTACCGGTTCTCGACGCCCAAGCCTGCATTGGATGCGGAGCATGCGCCTCCTTCTGCGCATTCAATGCATTATTGATTTCAGGCGGGAATGTGGTTGTCATGGAAGATCTCTGCCATTCCTGCGGAGGCTGTGAAATTGTATGTCCCGCACATGCCATATCCTACCGGGAACATCCCATGGGAAGCATCACCGGGGGCAGTGCGGATAATCTGCAGCTTCTGTACGGAACACTGGCAATCGGGGAACATTCAGGGGTGCATATCATCAACACCATGCGGAAAGAATCTGCAGAATCCGGGCTGGTGATTATCGATGCACCTCCGGGAACATCATGTTCAACCGTAGCAGCCATAAAAGGGGCCGATTACTGTGTGGTGGTTACCGAGCCCACCCCGTTCGGACTCAGCGATTTACGGATGGTGGAGGAGATGCTCAGGGAAATGGGGATGCCCTACGGTGTTGTAATCAACCGTGCCGACCTTGGAAACACAGAAGTGGAAGAACACTGCAACAATCAAAACACCGCAATTTTGGGCAGAATTCCCTTCGATTGGGAAATTGCAGGAGTAAACGGCAGGGGAGGAATCTTTGTGGATGAGCTCCACCGGCACCGGGAAAATATGCAGAAGATCAGTGAAGCGGTCTTCTTAACCATTCTTGAGGAGAACAGACATGGGACAACATAGGCTGCGGGAGATTACCATCCTTTCCGGAAAAGGAGGAGCGGGGAAAACATCCCTCAGCGCATCCCTTCTTCCATGGCTGGATTCGCCCGTCCTGGCGGACTGCGATGTGGATGCACCTGATTTTGATATTCTTCTTTCACCGGAGCTTGAGGAAAGCCGGGATTTTCAGGGAGCGCAGAAAGCCCGCATTGACCCTGAGCACTGCAGCCAATGCGGAGTGTGCATGCAGCATTGCCGATTTGATGCCATTGATCATATTCAGGGAGTCCATTACGTAGATCCGCACAGCTGTGAAGGCTGCGGGGTCTGTGCATTTGTGTGTCCTCACAACGCAGTGGATCTGAAACCGGCTGTGGTGGGGACGGTGAACCGTTCCAAAACCCCCTACGGTACCCTGATTCACGGTAAGCTGATTCCCGGAGAGGAAGCTTCAGGCAAACTGGTGAGCGAGGTGAGAAAATCCGCCCGTGAGCTTGCCGTCGCACAAAACGCCGGACTGATTATCGTGGACGGTCCCCCGGGAATCGGCTGTCCTGCCATCTCCTCAATCACCGGCACCGATCACGTGGTGCTGGTTACCGAGCCCTCCCCTTCGGGTTTTCACGACCTGAAGCGCCTGGCGGAAGTGGTGAGCCGCTTCGCCCTGCCCATGACCCTGGTAATTAACAAATG
It includes:
- a CDS encoding ATP-binding protein, which codes for MTVAVLSGKGGAGKTTFSVNWARLLGDAWLLDCDVEEPNCHLFLQPENQFTRTVTRSVPVLDAQACIGCGACASFCAFNALLISGGNVVVMEDLCHSCGGCEIVCPAHAISYREHPMGSITGGSADNLQLLYGTLAIGEHSGVHIINTMRKESAESGLVIIDAPPGTSCSTVAAIKGADYCVVVTEPTPFGLSDLRMVEEMLREMGMPYGVVINRADLGNTEVEEHCNNQNTAILGRIPFDWEIAGVNGRGGIFVDELHRHRENMQKISEAVFLTILEENRHGTT
- a CDS encoding ATP-binding protein, with translation MGQHRLREITILSGKGGAGKTSLSASLLPWLDSPVLADCDVDAPDFDILLSPELEESRDFQGAQKARIDPEHCSQCGVCMQHCRFDAIDHIQGVHYVDPHSCEGCGVCAFVCPHNAVDLKPAVVGTVNRSKTPYGTLIHGKLIPGEEASGKLVSEVRKSARELAVAQNAGLIIVDGPPGIGCPAISSITGTDHVVLVTEPSPSGFHDLKRLAEVVSRFALPMTLVINKWDLDAPLAEQIQRFAEEQNIPVSMKIPFHRGIVDSILQRHIPSLGMKEEYEEWGMEQLIHALKEG